From Macaca mulatta isolate MMU2019108-1 chromosome 1, T2T-MMU8v2.0, whole genome shotgun sequence, the proteins below share one genomic window:
- the KIAA1614 gene encoding uncharacterized protein KIAA1614 homolog has translation MEGTEAAAAKPAGSSPQGPKTGSGRASPVEGTSAVEWSGLEPQMDNGHPPRPWPCPQENRTSSPMAPRPPRVWGVQLQGPSVLESKVRALKEKMTAAKQGVSPCSASHERSSPKKPKCRQGKAGGAGTSSEGPFLPDTVVAPHTQNLPDRQLDGGVNEEEPARDGGPGPPRPPAPGREYCNRGSPWPPEAEWTLPDHERGPLLGPSSLQESPIHGVTPGRPGDPGPCNKIIHIPSPRTGRSSRFPDGVVTDADLDSTSLTSEEESVPGTALLGERWRAGDLEALGTGSSALSLSDRVERNRLLLQEMLSVSGQSPRKAGTPARTPSWDTAAPERPVGDVDWALGTSLQDSGQNRTVGPKPEPVLSPRHEEATHLLQRARMKARTRPLRASHDIVPTITQGSRDGHRSPARDPRTTLACIDNLQNGHTSDSSSGESSGGQRPRRGPSPSHVRFEDESAREAEFRHLDRLQQRQRQVLSTVLQAADQGPLRSKPDLAHYINGAPRLRDAGQGAFHRLVGSLDRGGPPAPPARGSERRCQACGSCIDDPRPAQGKASPDPRTLQELQAAGGMERVLGGLSSPLRLLPAEPGLRMEWIRETHIGDIVCPAEVGSALDNTDNSDSCRTDSEEAGTAQAGGACRRTRGSSPRLRLRGSRPRGHRWSKKAEVELPWGLQAQQHLPRADDMEVENEVKEGRGHTPGGTLFLREDAVPKPPDLELKRVPLGPQWQPGPRLGSHQAHLLDSRTPCRTAYATTSPMTPESPGPGGQAQVMESHESLEIVSPSSLQQSYAEPSAPHQARQPTVSFCPEGWAPTPPPSRKATSPVSHRKAALAGLCRPGDQGEPVGIPLPPRSTILRTCELPPSQTQPSCPQVRHPLLALSTNNCNSSAPRGLQEPYGGVVHEGRVERGPCSREPEPPLENSRDGGPQGFPGSADVATINSTGITLSLSSEEPESSQESEGSLQRTGSGSGGHVLSRASAGADTGPGSPLAAPLDQNKKRSSSIASTLGLKKLFSALGQSSRPKLGKSRSYSVEQLQPAVPGLASHSRAPSLQSLHPVSPSHQRRKAASFQNLHSLLSGKGERSRLYLVAGPGDHSAAGRPAKASPRRALSVEDVGAPSLARTVGRLVEVFPDGTSQLQLQRSPGGTFGFCVASGNGRPDSGIYVQEMADVSTAKLYSGLLGVGDEILEMNGAKVAGLGLAHIKELLAHSESLSIRVLRQRPVPR, from the exons ATGGAGGGGACAGAGGCGGCAGCGGCCAAACCCGCGGGCAGCAGCCCCCA AGGGCCCAAGACAGGAAGTGGAAGAGCCAGCCCCGTGGAGGGGACCTCAGCTGTGGAGTGGAGTGGTCTTGAGCCACAAATGGATAATGGACACCCCCCAAGACCCTGGCCTTGCCCTCAGGAAAACAGAACATCCAGCCCGATGGCCCCCCGGCCTCCCAGAGTATGGGGGGTACAGCTCCAAGGCCCCTCTGTGCTGGAATCCAAGGTGAGGGCTTTGAAGGAGAAGATGACAGCAGCCAAACAGGGAGTGAGCCCTTGCTCTGCTTCCCATGAGCGGTCATCCCCCAAGAAACCCAAATGCAGACAAGGCAAGGCAGGGGGAGCCGGGACTTCATCGGAGGGGCCTTTCCTGCCAGATACTGTGGTGGCTCCTCATACCCAAAACCTGCCTGATAGGCAGCTGGACGGCGGCGTCAATGAGGAGGAACCCGCCAGGGATGGGGGCCCCGGGCCTCCCAGGCCGCCTGCCCCTGGGCGTGAGTACTGCAACAGGGGGAGCCCGTGGCCTCCAGAAGCCGAATGGACGCTGCCTGACCATGAGAGAGGTCCGCTGCTGGGGCCCAGCTCTTTGCAAGAGAGCCCCATCCATGGAGTTACTCCCGGACGGCCTGGGGATCCTGGTCCTTGTAACAAAATCATCCACATTCCCAGCCCGAGGACAGGAAGGTCCTCCCGTTTTCCAGATGGTGTGGTCACAGATGCAGATCTGGATAGCACATCCCTGACCTCTGAGGAGGAATCTGTCCCCGGGACAGCCCTACTGGGCGAGCGCTGGAGAGCTGGAGACCTGGAGGCTCTGGGCACCGGGAGCAGTGCCTTGTCCCTGTCTGATCGGGTGGAGAGAAACCGCCTGTTGCTGCAGGAGATGCTCAGTGTTTCTGGGCAGAGCCCCCGCAAGGCGGGAACCCCCGCCCGGACTCCGTCCTGGGACACAGCTGCACCAG AGCGACCAGTGGGGGATGTGGACTGGGCCTTGGGCACCTCCTTGCAGGACTCCGGCCAGAACAG GACCGTTGGTCCCAAGCCGGAGCCTGTGCTGAGCCCCAGGCATGAGGAAGCCACGCATCTGCTGCAGCGTGCCCGCATGAAGGCCAGGACCCGGCCCCTCCGTGCCAGCCATGACATCGTGCCCACCATTACCCAGGGCAGCCG AGATGGCCACAGAAGCCCAGCCCGGGACCCCAGGACGACCCTTGCCTGCATAGACAACCTCCAGAACGGGCACACGAGCGATTCCTCCAGCGGAGAGTCCAGCGGCGggcagaggccgaggcggggccCCTCGCCGTCGCACGTGCGTTTTGAGGATGAGTCGGCCCGCGAAGCCGAGTTCCGCCACCTGGATCGGCTGCAGCAGCGCCAGCGCCAAGTGCTGAGCACCGTGCTGCAGGCCGCGGACCAAGGCCCCCTGCGCTCCAAGCCCGACCTCGCCCACTACATCAACGGGGCCCCCCGGCTCCGGGACGCTGGGCAAGGGGCATTCCACCGGCTTGTGGGCAGCCTGGACCGCGGAGGACCCCCGGCGCCGCCGGCACGGGGCAGCGAGAGGAGGTGCCAGGCCTGCGGCAGCTGCATCGACGACCCGCGCCCCGCCCAGGGGAAGGCGTCCCCCGACCCCAGGACCCTCCAGGAGCTCCAGGCTGCCGGTGGGATGGAGAGGGTGCTGGGTGGCCTGAGCTCCCCACTCCGGCTCCTTCCTGCAGAGCCCGGGCTCCGCATGGAATGGATCCGGGAAACACACATCGGAGACATCGTGTGCCCTGCGGAGGTGGGTTCTGCCCTGGACAACACAGACAACTCTGACAGCTGCAGGACGGACAGTGAGGAGGCGGGGACCGCTCAGGCTGGCGGGGCATGTAGGCGGACCCGAGGCAGCAGCCCGCGACTGCGACTGCGGGGCTCCAGGCCTCGAGGCCACAGGTGGTCcaagaaggctgaggtggagctGCCTTGGGGCCTTCAGGCCCAACAACACCTGCCTAGGGCTGATGATATGGAGGTGGAAAATGAGGTGAAGGAGGGCAGAGGACACACGCCTGGGGGAACTCTATTTTTGAGAGAAGATGCTGTCCCTAAGCCTCCTGACCTGGAGTTGAAGCGGGTGCCCCTGGGACCCCAGTGGCAGCCTGGACCACGGCTGGGAAGTCACCAGGCTCACCTTTTGGATTCCCGGACTCCATGCAGGACAGCCTACGCCACCACCTCCCCCATGACGCCTGAATCACCGGGGCCAGGAGGCCAGGCCCAGGTTATGGAAAGCCACGAGTCCCTGGAAAttgtctctccttcctccctgcaaCAGAGCTATGCAGAGCCTTCCGCCCCGCACCAAGCCCGGCAGCCAACAGTTTCCTTTTGTCCTGAAGGCTGGGCGCCAACCCCTCCCCCTTCAAGGAAGGCCACCTCGCCGGTGTCTCACAGGAAGGCAGCCCTGGCTGGATTGTGCAGGCCAGGTGACCAGGGAGAACCTGTGGGTATCCCCCTGCCTCCAAGAAGCACGATTCTCAGGACCTGTGAGCTGCCCCCATCACAGACCCAGCCCAGCTGCCCTCAGGTCAGGCACCCACTCCTGGCCCTGTCCACCAACAACTGCAACAGCAGCGCACCTCGGGGGCTGCAGGAGCCCTACGGGGGAGTCGTCCACGAGGGTAGGGTGGAGAGGGGCCCCTGCAGCCGGGAGCCGGAGCCGCCCCTGGAGAACAGCAGAGATG GAGGACCCCAGGGCTTTCCCGGCTCAGCAGATGTTGCCACCATCAACTCCACGGGCATcaccctctccctgtcctcagaGGAGCCAGAGTCCAGCCAGGAATCAGAGGGAAGCCTGCAGAGGACAGGGTCGGGATCTGGAGGACATGTGCTGTCAAG AGCATCAGCAGGGGCTGACACAGGACCTGGCTCCCCCTTGGCTGCCCCTTTGGACCAGAACaagaaaagaagcagcagcatcGCCTCCACCTTGGGGCTGAAAAAGCTCTTCTCAGCCCTTGGCCAGAGTTCCCGGCCCAAGCTGGGCAAGTCCCGCAGCTACAGTGTGGAGCAGCTGCAGCccgccgtgcctggcctggcGTCACACTCCAGGGCCCCGTCATTACAATCCCTGCACCCG GTGTCGCCCTCTCACCAGCGTCGGAAAGCTGCCTCTTTTCAGAACCTCCATTCTCTGCTGAGCGGCAAGGGGGAGCGGTCCCGCCTCTACCTGGTAGCGGGGCCAGGGGACCACAGTGCAGCTGGCAG GCCGGCCAAGGCTTCACCACGGCGTGCCCTCAGCGTGGAGGACGTGGGTGCTCCCAGCCTGGCTCGCACCGTGGGCCGCCTGGTGGAGGTGTTCCCGGACGGCACGAGCCAGCTGCAGCTGCAGCGCTCCCCGGGGGGCACTTTCGGCTTCTGCGTGGCCTCTGGGAATGGGCGCCCAGACTCAG GGATCTACGTGCAGGAGATGGCTGACGTGAGCACGGCCAAGCTGTACTCAGGGCTGCTGGGGGTGGGCGACGAGATCCTGGAGATGAATGGGGCCAAGGTGGCAGGGCTGGGCTTGGCTCACATTAAGGAGCTCCTGGCCCACTCAGAGAGCTTGTCAATCCGTGTCTTGAGGCAGAGACCTGTCCCACGGTGA